In the Deltaproteobacteria bacterium genome, one interval contains:
- a CDS encoding single-stranded DNA-binding protein, producing the protein MINKAILVGRLGKDPEIRYTPDGTMVTSFSVATDEVWKDKNGEKVQKTEWHRIVTYRKLAEICGKYLVKGKLVFIEGKIQTRSWDDKEGKKHYTTEIIAYNMQMLDSRGAGTAKGDETPAYDAAPQFPDGETMPDDVPF; encoded by the coding sequence ATGATCAATAAGGCAATCCTGGTAGGCAGACTTGGTAAAGATCCGGAAATCAGATACACGCCGGACGGCACGATGGTGACCAGTTTTAGCGTGGCTACGGATGAAGTCTGGAAGGATAAGAACGGTGAAAAGGTACAGAAAACGGAGTGGCACCGGATTGTAACCTATCGAAAGCTGGCGGAGATTTGCGGGAAATATCTTGTCAAAGGGAAACTCGTCTTCATCGAAGGAAAAATCCAGACCCGTTCCTGGGATGACAAGGAGGGAAAAAAACACTACACGACGGAGATTATCGCCTATAATATGCAGATGTTGGATTCCAGGGGAGCGGGAACGGCAAAGGGTGATGAAACTCCGGCCTACGATGCAGCTCCGCAATTTCCAGACGGTGAGACGATGCCTGATGACGTTCCTTTTTAA
- a CDS encoding twin-arginine translocase TatA/TatE family subunit has product MFGIGMPELLVIMVIVLIIFGAGKLPEIGGAIGKGIKNFKKSVREGDEINVTPDNKKIDPKL; this is encoded by the coding sequence ATGTTTGGTATAGGGATGCCTGAATTATTGGTGATCATGGTTATTGTATTGATTATTTTTGGGGCCGGCAAGCTTCCAGAGATCGGCGGCGCCATTGGCAAAGGCATAAAAAATTTCAAGAAATCAGTCCGGGAAGGGGATGAAATCAACGTAACTCCGGATAACAAAAAGATTGATCCCAAGCTGTAA
- a CDS encoding DUF4115 domain-containing protein, producing the protein MMAKSLQENSIITKGGEALDIKSLREARGLTLADICQATKISVKNLEALENGEFHRLPPPVYTRSYLKAYARLLGEDEGLIASGYEKNLAISAPAVEEETGEVSERRSYFSRRIIVNAALVLVLCVLVFFIYSYFNFQATDVAIDAFLPVKSNDKPVADINKVDPTKGGPGDAGSGVENKHQETEALPAAGISAPTTVTGESAKALPTQAPIVKPPLLIIIAREKTWLRVTEDQKEAYELIMQPGERMERSASQYKIDIGNAGGVSVQFQKNILKTLGKSGEVVHLRLP; encoded by the coding sequence ATGATGGCGAAATCTCTTCAGGAGAATTCCATTATTACCAAGGGGGGCGAGGCTCTGGATATCAAGTCTCTCCGGGAGGCCCGGGGCCTTACCCTTGCTGATATTTGCCAGGCGACAAAAATAAGCGTGAAAAATCTGGAAGCGTTGGAAAATGGTGAATTTCATCGCCTGCCGCCGCCGGTTTATACCAGATCCTACCTCAAAGCCTATGCCAGGCTGCTGGGCGAGGACGAAGGGCTGATTGCCAGCGGCTACGAAAAAAATTTAGCTATATCTGCCCCGGCCGTTGAAGAAGAGACTGGGGAAGTTTCAGAGAGGCGTAGTTATTTTTCCAGGAGAATCATTGTCAATGCTGCCCTTGTCCTGGTTTTATGCGTGCTGGTGTTCTTTATTTATAGTTATTTTAATTTTCAGGCAACTGACGTGGCGATAGATGCTTTTTTGCCTGTGAAGTCAAATGACAAGCCTGTGGCTGATATTAATAAAGTTGATCCGACCAAGGGCGGTCCTGGCGATGCAGGAAGTGGAGTGGAGAATAAGCACCAGGAGACAGAAGCACTGCCGGCTGCTGGCATTTCCGCGCCGACGACAGTAACAGGCGAGTCAGCCAAAGCCCTGCCGACTCAGGCGCCCATCGTGAAACCGCCGCTGCTGATTATCATCGCCCGGGAAAAGACTTGGCTGCGGGTTACGGAAGACCAGAAAGAAGCATATGAGCTGATTATGCAACCGGGGGAAAGGATGGAACGTTCGGCATCGCAGTATAAAATTGATATTGGGAATGCCGGCGGCGTCAGCGTTCAGTTTCAGAAAAACATTCTGAAAACATTGGGTAAATCAGGGGAGGTGGTGCATTTGCGCCTTCCTTAG
- a CDS encoding inositol monophosphatase family protein, with translation MTSEYLKFAETIAREAGELLKEELPKEHRIAFKGEINIVTETDQMSEELLVRRIRQSFPRHDIMTEESAGFQCGSTYRWIIDPLDGTTNYAHGYPVFCVSVALEIAAEIRCGAIYNPMTDEMFIAEKHEGAFLNGRPLCVSKTQELSRSLLATGFPYDIRESKDNNINYFIGMALQAQAIRRAGSAALDLAYVAAGRFDGFWELKLMPWDTAAGWLMITEAGGGVSDLHGHGYDLTSPNIVATNGKIHDKLVAALCSCANIQV, from the coding sequence ATGACGTCTGAATATCTTAAATTTGCCGAAACCATAGCCCGAGAGGCTGGAGAACTGCTCAAAGAGGAGCTGCCCAAAGAACATCGAATCGCCTTCAAGGGAGAGATCAACATTGTTACCGAAACCGATCAGATGTCTGAGGAATTGCTCGTGCGCAGGATACGGCAAAGCTTTCCCCGGCACGACATCATGACGGAAGAATCGGCGGGATTTCAATGTGGTTCTACTTATCGCTGGATCATAGACCCCCTGGACGGCACCACCAACTACGCCCACGGCTATCCGGTTTTCTGCGTCTCCGTAGCTTTGGAGATAGCAGCGGAAATTCGTTGCGGCGCCATCTACAACCCCATGACCGACGAAATGTTCATCGCTGAAAAGCACGAAGGCGCTTTTTTAAACGGCAGGCCTCTTTGCGTATCAAAAACGCAGGAACTCTCCCGGAGCCTCCTAGCGACGGGATTTCCTTACGACATCAGAGAAAGCAAAGATAACAATATCAATTACTTTATCGGAATGGCCCTCCAGGCCCAGGCGATACGCCGCGCCGGATCGGCGGCCCTTGACCTTGCCTATGTAGCGGCAGGCCGGTTTGACGGCTTCTGGGAATTGAAACTCATGCCCTGGGATACCGCTGCCGGCTGGCTGATGATCACAGAAGCGGGAGGCGGAGTGAGCGATCTGCACGGGCATGGTTATGACCTCACCTCTCCCAATATTGTGGCCACAAACGGCAAGATACATGACAAACTGGTTGCTGCTTTATGCTCCTGCGCCAATATCCAGGTATAG
- a CDS encoding GIY-YIG nuclease family protein: MNWQVYIVICSDNTLYTGVTTDVERRLRQHQSGRGAKYFRGRQPVKLIYLESGHNRSTAIRKEAGIKKMERSKKCLLIASDTNEIKASDPASCRQDRLP, from the coding sequence ATGAACTGGCAGGTATACATCGTTATATGTTCAGACAACACACTTTACACCGGCGTCACAACGGATGTTGAAAGACGCTTGAGGCAACACCAATCCGGACGGGGGGCCAAGTATTTTCGGGGTCGTCAGCCTGTAAAGCTGATTTATTTAGAAAGCGGACACAACCGGAGTACCGCAATCCGGAAAGAAGCCGGCATCAAAAAGATGGAGCGTAGTAAGAAATGCCTGCTGATTGCTTCAGACACTAATGAGATTAAAGCATCAGACCCAGCGTCCTGTCGGCAAGACAGATTGCCTTGA
- a CDS encoding patatin-like phospholipase family protein: MKQFRWLIFISIILLLTCSCVPKETVLPPTVPTTPPLRQAKVALVLGAGAARGFAHIGVIKVMEANRVPIHMIIGTSAGSFVGGLHAYGLNGFQLQKMALSVEKGDIIDYTIPDNGFIKGDKLEEYLNNIFKNTPIEKFRIPFYAVATSLPNGQEVVFGQGNAGKAVRASCSIPGIFRPAKIADKMYVDGGVVSPVAVDVARRFGADVVIAVDISADLDKKQPEGTIDTILQSINIMYSRLAATQLIRADVVIKPQAGHIGSTDLQKRHEAIMEGEKAAQEVLPAIQSLIARLRQEGRLE, encoded by the coding sequence ATGAAACAATTCAGATGGCTAATATTCATATCTATTATCCTCTTGCTGACGTGTTCATGCGTACCGAAGGAAACTGTCCTGCCTCCCACTGTCCCCACAACTCCGCCACTCCGGCAGGCGAAGGTCGCCTTGGTGCTGGGCGCCGGCGCCGCGCGAGGCTTTGCGCACATCGGTGTCATCAAAGTTATGGAAGCCAACAGAGTACCGATACATATGATCATCGGCACCAGTGCCGGCAGTTTCGTCGGCGGTCTGCATGCATACGGATTGAATGGCTTTCAGCTACAGAAAATGGCACTGTCCGTTGAGAAAGGCGATATAATCGACTACACTATCCCTGATAACGGGTTCATCAAGGGTGATAAACTTGAAGAATATTTAAACAACATATTTAAGAACACCCCGATCGAAAAATTCAGGATACCCTTTTATGCCGTCGCAACAAGCCTGCCGAATGGCCAGGAGGTAGTATTCGGGCAGGGCAATGCCGGTAAGGCTGTCCGGGCGAGCTGCTCCATCCCCGGCATATTCAGACCGGCAAAAATTGCCGACAAAATGTACGTTGACGGCGGTGTCGTAAGTCCCGTTGCGGTTGATGTCGCCCGCAGGTTCGGGGCCGATGTGGTCATTGCCGTTGATATTTCTGCTGATCTCGATAAAAAACAGCCCGAAGGCACCATTGATACCATCTTGCAGTCCATCAATATCATGTATTCCCGCCTCGCTGCCACGCAGCTTATCAGGGCCGATGTGGTCATAAAACCCCAAGCCGGTCATATCGGTTCGACCGATCTGCAAAAGAGGCATGAGGCCATCATGGAAGGTGAGAAAGCCGCCCAGGAAGTGTTGCCCGCCATCCAGAGCTTGATCGCCAGACTAAGACAGGAAGGCCGGCTGGAATAA
- a CDS encoding aldo/keto reductase, with amino-acid sequence MSREKKHTGIGRREFLRVGLAGTGTVLLDFEGLADAMQVAAAGPFVFPAPVYRTLGRTGLKITIVSFGAMLTPESEVMTVAFDHGVNYVDTARRYMGGKNEEIVARALKGKRDKVYVATKIAPASLSKEAIFKDVETSLKALGTDYVDVIQLHNVTGKEDRIHNPEIRETLVKLKGQGKVRFFGVTSHTNEAEVLNALADDKDRFFDTALVKYNFTSSPETKEAVARAASANIGVIAMKTQAGGYKTDTLGPFSPHQAALKWVLQDNNVTAAIPGMRDVAQLREDIAVMGMRFGYLDELILKRYGAAVAPYYCHLCGQCEPTCPQGAAISTINRCLMYAEAYRSPALARSTYQEIPSSQSAAACLDCSDCEARCVNGLDIPAKMRLARKLLA; translated from the coding sequence ATGAGCCGAGAGAAGAAACATACTGGTATCGGACGGAGAGAATTTCTGAGGGTTGGTCTGGCTGGAACGGGCACGGTTCTCTTAGATTTTGAAGGCCTTGCCGATGCCATGCAGGTCGCGGCAGCGGGGCCCTTCGTTTTTCCCGCGCCGGTCTATCGAACCCTGGGCCGCACGGGATTAAAGATTACCATCGTCAGCTTCGGGGCCATGCTGACGCCGGAGTCGGAGGTGATGACAGTCGCCTTTGATCATGGCGTCAACTATGTTGATACGGCGCGGCGATACATGGGCGGCAAGAACGAGGAAATCGTTGCCAGGGCATTGAAAGGCAAACGTGACAAGGTCTATGTGGCAACGAAGATCGCTCCGGCTTCACTGTCAAAAGAGGCCATTTTCAAGGATGTGGAAACCAGTCTGAAGGCGCTGGGTACTGACTATGTTGATGTTATCCAGCTCCACAATGTGACCGGCAAGGAAGATCGCATCCATAATCCGGAGATTCGAGAGACCTTGGTCAAGCTGAAAGGGCAGGGGAAGGTGCGTTTCTTCGGAGTTACCTCGCACACGAATGAAGCCGAGGTGCTCAATGCGCTTGCGGACGATAAAGACCGCTTTTTCGACACGGCCCTCGTGAAGTACAACTTCACCAGCAGCCCGGAGACGAAAGAGGCAGTCGCCCGGGCCGCCAGCGCCAACATCGGGGTTATAGCGATGAAGACGCAGGCCGGCGGTTACAAAACGGACACGCTGGGTCCCTTCAGCCCCCATCAGGCCGCCCTCAAATGGGTACTGCAGGACAATAATGTCACGGCTGCCATTCCCGGAATGAGGGATGTCGCCCAGCTCCGGGAAGACATTGCCGTCATGGGGATGCGCTTCGGCTACCTCGATGAGCTCATCCTGAAACGCTATGGCGCAGCCGTAGCGCCATATTACTGCCACCTCTGCGGTCAATGCGAGCCAACCTGTCCCCAGGGCGCGGCCATCAGCACCATCAACCGCTGCCTGATGTATGCCGAGGCCTACCGCAGCCCCGCGCTAGCCAGATCCACTTACCAGGAGATCCCTTCGTCCCAATCCGCCGCCGCCTGTCTGGACTGTTCGGACTGCGAGGCAAGATGCGTCAACGGGCTTGATATTCCCGCAAAAATGAGGCTGGCCAGAAAATTGCTGGCCTGA
- a CDS encoding HDOD domain-containing protein: MDNEIATQIETIEQALVKDSVLGFDPAILSVLDNVESGQSEIENLKSRLGPDVFTYLFNIANSAYHGSLKVGPVKHFFDVVNRLGMQYTKVSILQYAMHHLARGGHDAEIIFAKSFSASVLGRIMARGFGYRDDVARQVELACLLANVGALMMTVYRNHYHTADFVLSDDFIEQYHLYLTERIIRRFQFPEYLNEMILTNYFVLDRMGIGLPAVVKMAIGAVDWSFRNMNNRLVFRSPTSSLDNRFAPSLAGMIEDQFAAAGLKKYLVIIPGLVEGPQLML, from the coding sequence ATGGACAATGAGATTGCAACCCAAATTGAAACAATCGAGCAGGCGTTGGTAAAGGACTCCGTCCTTGGTTTTGACCCGGCCATACTCAGCGTGTTGGACAATGTCGAAAGCGGACAATCCGAAATTGAAAATCTAAAATCCAGGCTGGGGCCTGACGTTTTTACCTATCTATTTAATATTGCCAATTCTGCTTATCATGGCAGCTTGAAAGTTGGTCCGGTGAAGCATTTTTTCGACGTTGTCAACCGCCTCGGTATGCAATACACAAAAGTGTCAATCCTGCAGTATGCCATGCATCATCTGGCCCGGGGCGGTCATGACGCTGAGATCATCTTTGCCAAAAGTTTCAGTGCTTCCGTTCTGGGAAGAATAATGGCGCGCGGTTTTGGATATCGGGATGATGTGGCGCGACAGGTAGAACTCGCCTGTCTCCTGGCGAACGTTGGCGCCCTGATGATGACGGTGTATAGAAATCATTATCACACCGCAGATTTTGTCTTATCCGATGACTTTATCGAACAGTATCATTTATATCTTACGGAAAGGATCATACGCAGATTTCAATTTCCTGAATATCTCAATGAAATGATTCTGACTAATTACTTCGTCCTGGACCGCATGGGAATCGGTCTGCCGGCAGTGGTAAAAATGGCCATCGGCGCTGTGGACTGGTCCTTTAGAAACATGAATAACAGGCTGGTGTTTCGATCGCCAACTTCTTCACTGGATAACAGATTTGCCCCTTCCCTGGCGGGAATGATTGAAGATCAGTTTGCCGCCGCCGGCCTGAAAAAATACCTGGTTATCATACCCGGATTAGTTGAAGGGCCTCAATTAATGCTATAA
- a CDS encoding pyridoxal phosphate-dependent aminotransferase, with the protein MKLSSRISQIKPSPTLAITAKANALRAAGKDIIGFGAGEPDFDTPDTIKGAAIRAIEAGFTKYTPVGGTDELKDAIINKLKRDNNLSYKRSEVVVSCGAKHTLYNLAQVLFEEGDEVLIPAPYWVSYIDIVVLSGAKPVVIETSAAAGFKLQPKQLADAITSRTKALIMNTPSNPTGISYTKAELLALATVLGDKGILVISDDIYEKIIYDGLIFSSIASVNEDIKKLAVVVNGVSKAYAMTGWRIGYAAGPEDIIAAVNKLQSQNTSNPASISQKAAVEALNGKQDSVTAMVREFEKRRNIVVEGLNAIPGVKCLLPQGAFYVFPDFSYFYGRSYGGKVITNSTDLTTYLLEEANVAVVPGVEFGQDNHIRLSYPTSMDQIVEGVARIKRAVMNLS; encoded by the coding sequence ATGAAATTATCGTCAAGAATATCTCAAATTAAACCATCTCCTACCTTGGCCATTACGGCTAAGGCTAATGCGCTGCGGGCGGCAGGTAAGGATATTATAGGTTTTGGCGCCGGCGAACCTGATTTTGATACACCGGATACGATCAAGGGGGCCGCGATCAGGGCCATCGAGGCGGGATTTACTAAATACACCCCCGTAGGCGGCACCGATGAACTTAAAGATGCGATTATCAACAAGCTCAAAAGAGATAATAACTTGAGCTATAAGCGGTCTGAGGTTGTGGTCTCCTGCGGCGCCAAGCATACCCTCTATAACCTGGCCCAGGTTCTTTTTGAGGAAGGGGATGAAGTTCTTATCCCGGCCCCGTACTGGGTGTCCTATATTGATATTGTTGTGCTCTCGGGCGCCAAACCGGTAGTTATCGAAACGAGCGCTGCCGCCGGATTCAAACTGCAACCGAAACAACTGGCAGATGCCATCACCAGCCGCACGAAGGCGCTGATAATGAACACCCCTTCCAATCCCACCGGCATCTCCTATACGAAAGCAGAGCTTTTAGCCTTGGCCACCGTGCTGGGCGATAAGGGGATATTGGTCATCTCGGACGACATCTACGAGAAGATTATTTATGACGGCTTAATATTTTCTTCCATAGCATCCGTTAACGAAGACATCAAAAAACTCGCCGTCGTGGTCAACGGCGTTTCGAAGGCCTATGCCATGACCGGTTGGCGGATAGGCTATGCCGCCGGGCCGGAAGACATCATAGCGGCCGTGAATAAGTTGCAGAGTCAGAATACCTCCAATCCCGCCTCAATTTCCCAGAAGGCTGCCGTGGAGGCGCTGAACGGAAAGCAGGACAGTGTGACGGCAATGGTGCGGGAATTTGAGAAAAGAAGAAACATCGTCGTAGAGGGACTAAATGCCATCCCCGGAGTGAAATGCCTGCTGCCCCAAGGTGCGTTTTATGTCTTTCCTGATTTCTCTTACTTCTATGGTCGTTCCTATGGAGGAAAGGTAATAACGAACTCCACCGATCTGACTACCTATCTTCTCGAAGAAGCTAATGTCGCCGTAGTTCCCGGTGTGGAATTCGGACAGGACAATCACATCCGTCTCTCCTATCCTACGTCTATGGATCAGATTGTTGAGGGGGTGGCAAGGATTAAGCGCGCGGTCATGAATCTTTCCTGA
- the coaD gene encoding pantetheine-phosphate adenylyltransferase, which produces MIRLAVYPGSFDPFTNGHVDIVKRGLGMFDEVIVLIAANPEKKSLFSIAERLEMIGAIYKDNDRVTVDTYPGLLIDYMKKCEAKVIFRGLRALSDFEYEFQMALMNRRLYREVETVFLMAGFKWFYTSSSIIKEAASMGGSVKGMVPEIVCRRLYEKYNELRMKKENP; this is translated from the coding sequence ATGATAAGGTTAGCCGTATATCCAGGTTCATTCGACCCGTTTACCAATGGTCATGTTGATATTGTCAAGCGTGGCTTGGGGATGTTTGATGAAGTTATCGTTCTCATTGCCGCCAACCCCGAAAAAAAATCGCTTTTTTCGATCGCCGAGAGATTGGAGATGATCGGTGCAATATATAAAGACAATGACCGGGTAACGGTAGATACTTACCCTGGTTTATTGATAGATTACATGAAGAAATGTGAGGCCAAAGTCATCTTCCGGGGATTGAGAGCCTTGTCTGATTTTGAGTATGAATTTCAGATGGCCTTGATGAATCGCAGGCTGTATCGGGAAGTGGAAACGGTTTTCCTCATGGCAGGCTTTAAATGGTTCTATACCAGCTCCAGTATCATTAAGGAAGCTGCCAGCATGGGAGGTTCCGTGAAGGGCATGGTTCCGGAAATCGTATGCCGCAGATTATATGAAAAGTATAACGAATTAAGGATGAAAAAGGAGAATCCATGA
- the rsmD gene encoding 16S rRNA (guanine(966)-N(2))-methyltransferase RsmD — MRVISGHAKGRRLLFPPQSKARPTSDRIKEALFNILAPVTGKIFLDVFAGSGSVGIEALSRGAASVAFIEKDAAYCDYIEKNILRCGFTGNYDILSAEVKKALPALQKKGARFDIIFADPPYEAGLVSETSGYLAAGKLFASDGMIIFQHSVREEPDWEQGRGLIVLEQRKYGDTLLTFLKSN; from the coding sequence ATGAGGGTCATCTCTGGTCATGCGAAAGGCCGGCGCCTCCTGTTTCCACCCCAGAGCAAGGCCAGACCGACCTCAGACCGGATTAAAGAAGCTCTTTTCAATATCCTGGCGCCGGTGACCGGCAAAATATTTCTGGATGTCTTTGCCGGGTCGGGGAGTGTCGGCATAGAAGCCCTCAGTCGCGGTGCAGCCTCGGTCGCTTTCATCGAAAAAGATGCCGCCTACTGTGATTACATTGAAAAAAATATATTGCGGTGCGGATTTACGGGCAATTATGATATATTAAGCGCCGAGGTAAAAAAAGCCCTCCCGGCACTGCAAAAAAAAGGCGCGCGTTTTGATATCATTTTTGCCGATCCGCCTTATGAGGCCGGGCTCGTTTCCGAAACGTCGGGATATTTAGCTGCCGGGAAATTATTTGCCTCGGACGGCATGATTATTTTTCAGCATTCAGTAAGAGAGGAACCGGATTGGGAACAGGGCAGGGGGCTTATCGTATTAGAGCAGCGCAAATATGGCGATACGCTATTGACTTTTTTGAAATCAAATTAG
- a CDS encoding aspartate-semialdehyde dehydrogenase, with translation MKKWNVAVVGATGAVGNEMIKILHERQFPVAELTLLASARSAGKMLKYGDQEIKVKVLNDDSFPGIQIGLFSAGGSISERFAPLAAQAGCVVVDNTSAFRMVPEIPLVVPEVNPEAISMYKNRGIIANPNCSTIQMVVALKPIHDLVKIKRIVVSTYQAVSGTGKRAIEELREQTRAILNDAEPKVDVYPYQIAFNCLPQIDVFLDNGYTKEEMKMVNETKKIFSDPFIGVTATTVRVPVFYGHSESVNIETEKKITAREVKELLMRSPGITVIDDPQLKQYPLAIMAAGKDDTFVGRIREDESIKNGINMWIVADNLRKGAALNAVQIAEKLINGYL, from the coding sequence ATGAAGAAATGGAATGTGGCCGTTGTGGGCGCCACTGGCGCCGTGGGTAACGAAATGATCAAGATTTTGCATGAACGTCAATTCCCCGTGGCCGAATTGACCTTACTGGCTTCAGCGCGTTCCGCCGGCAAGATGCTGAAATACGGAGATCAGGAAATAAAGGTAAAAGTATTGAATGACGATTCATTTCCAGGGATCCAGATTGGTCTCTTCTCGGCCGGCGGCAGCATCAGTGAGCGCTTTGCTCCGCTTGCCGCCCAGGCCGGATGCGTGGTCGTTGATAACACCAGCGCCTTCCGGATGGTGCCGGAAATCCCGCTGGTAGTGCCGGAGGTGAATCCGGAGGCCATCAGCATGTATAAAAATCGCGGTATAATCGCCAATCCGAACTGTTCTACGATTCAGATGGTGGTCGCCTTGAAGCCCATCCACGATCTCGTGAAAATTAAGCGCATCGTCGTTTCCACGTATCAAGCCGTTTCCGGTACGGGAAAAAGGGCGATCGAGGAGCTGAGAGAACAGACCAGGGCTATTTTGAATGATGCAGAGCCTAAAGTGGATGTATATCCGTATCAGATCGCCTTTAACTGCTTGCCGCAGATAGATGTTTTCCTGGATAACGGCTACACAAAAGAAGAAATGAAAATGGTCAACGAGACGAAAAAGATTTTTTCTGACCCATTCATAGGCGTTACGGCGACGACGGTCAGGGTTCCGGTCTTTTACGGGCATTCTGAATCGGTAAACATTGAAACAGAAAAGAAAATAACGGCCCGGGAAGTCAAGGAACTGCTGATGCGGTCGCCCGGCATTACGGTAATTGATGATCCGCAATTAAAACAATATCCGCTGGCCATTATGGCTGCCGGCAAGGATGATACCTTTGTCGGGCGGATCAGGGAAGACGAGTCAATCAAGAACGGTATTAATATGTGGATTGTCGCCGATAACCTGAGAAAGGGCGCGGCCCTGAATGCCGTGCAAATTGCCGAAAAGCTGATCAACGGCTACCTATGA
- the pssA gene encoding CDP-diacylglycerol--serine O-phosphatidyltransferase: protein MKNEGAAKKAPRKRGIYLLPNILTTANLFCGFYGILASMQGGYELSAVLLVAAMILDSLDGRIARMTNTMSKFGAEFDSLADLVTFGVAPAVLTYSWALSAYGKWGWLVAFLFVVCGALRLARFNIQIGIIESKVFNGLPIPGAASVIATGIMLYFYLGGQGKYHDFSILMTTVALALLMVSNVKYYSFKDLNFFSRKPFMSFVLIVIVLIIVAAEPQITLFTFSVGYSLSGPCWWLIRLCRTTPKEKQEGSLKEK from the coding sequence GTGAAAAATGAAGGCGCCGCCAAAAAGGCCCCTCGCAAACGGGGGATCTATCTGTTACCCAATATTCTTACGACAGCCAACCTTTTTTGTGGCTTTTATGGCATCCTGGCCTCCATGCAGGGGGGGTATGAACTGTCCGCCGTCCTCCTCGTGGCAGCCATGATCCTGGATAGCCTGGATGGTCGCATTGCCAGGATGACCAATACGATGAGCAAATTTGGAGCGGAATTTGATTCGCTGGCCGATCTTGTTACTTTCGGAGTTGCGCCGGCGGTCCTCACTTATTCCTGGGCGCTTTCCGCGTATGGCAAGTGGGGTTGGCTCGTCGCGTTCTTATTCGTTGTGTGCGGAGCACTGCGACTGGCCCGTTTCAATATCCAGATCGGCATAATCGAGAGCAAAGTCTTTAATGGCCTCCCCATACCCGGAGCCGCTTCCGTCATTGCGACCGGAATCATGCTTTATTTTTATTTGGGAGGACAAGGTAAATATCATGATTTTTCCATTCTAATGACCACTGTCGCCTTGGCGCTTCTGATGGTAAGCAACGTAAAATATTACAGTTTTAAAGATCTAAATTTCTTTTCGCGCAAGCCCTTCATGTCTTTTGTCTTGATAGTAATTGTTCTGATCATCGTCGCTGCAGAGCCGCAGATCACCCTTTTTACTTTTTCTGTGGGCTACAGTTTGTCGGGACCCTGTTGGTGGTTGATCAGACTTTGCCGGACGACGCCTAAGGAGAAGCAGGAAGGAAGTTTAAAAGAAAAATGA
- a CDS encoding phosphatidylserine decarboxylase family protein, whose translation MSHKSIIAPEGLPFIIAAGVLTLVLSGFCFLKTAAFTLAATLFIAWFFRNPERKIPTDRSAVVSPADGRIIKIEEARRDDLASGSFLKISIFMNVFNVHVNRIPYSGTIKLIRYTKGRFISANLDKAAAENEQNAIVIATDKGREIITVQIAGLIARRIVCWIKEGMPVAKGERFGLIRFGSRLDVYLPPETSITVKLGDKVRSGETIMGELP comes from the coding sequence ATGAGTCACAAGAGCATTATAGCGCCGGAAGGCCTTCCCTTTATCATCGCGGCTGGCGTATTAACCCTCGTTTTATCCGGTTTTTGTTTTCTCAAGACGGCTGCTTTTACTCTGGCTGCTACACTTTTCATTGCCTGGTTTTTTCGCAACCCCGAACGGAAGATACCGACGGACAGGAGCGCTGTAGTTTCGCCTGCCGACGGCAGGATTATTAAAATTGAAGAGGCGCGCCGGGATGACCTCGCCTCCGGGAGCTTCCTCAAAATCAGTATCTTCATGAATGTTTTTAATGTTCATGTTAACAGGATACCGTATTCTGGCACGATAAAATTGATCCGCTATACCAAGGGAAGGTTTATTTCAGCCAATCTTGATAAAGCGGCTGCGGAAAATGAACAAAATGCTATCGTTATCGCGACGGATAAGGGCAGGGAGATTATTACGGTCCAGATAGCCGGGCTGATTGCCAGAAGAATCGTCTGCTGGATAAAAGAGGGGATGCCGGTCGCCAAAGGCGAAAGATTCGGTCTGATACGCTTTGGCTCACGCCTTGATGTCTATCTGCCGCCGGAAACAAGCATTACTGTAAAGCTTGGCGATAAGGTAAGGTCCGGTGAGACGATTATGGGAGAACTACCGTGA